The following DNA comes from Synechococcus sp. CC9616.
CTTCATAGGGCTCCAGAAAGATGATTTACACCCTCAAAATAAGGAGAAGCATTTCAACGTCAACTCACCCACAACGTCACACGCAAAGCCTCAACAGGCGAGAGATGCCTCGTGACCATCAGGATTACCGGCCGATAGGCATGAGCTCGGACCCACCAAGGGCTCTTCCTTTGGTCGCTAAATCGTACATTTCCTGGTGAATATTCTCCGATTCCTTACTAAACCAGTTGGCTAACTCTGGCTGCATAATTATTTTGGGGCCAAGGTCAACGAATGAATACTCAAGCGTAATAAAGTCACCTCCAACAGTTCGATAACCAAGCTCAAGAAGAACCTGGCCGCTTGTAAATGGTATATCAATCTGTGCTTTTGTTGCGTTGGGGCCGAGTTCCACCACCTTTGTAGCAACAGTGCCATCACCGGATGCATCTCTGATTCTGATCATCAACGCTGCTTCTTTACTTTGGCTCAGCAAGACCTGAGTTTGCTGTCTTAGGCCCCATTGGCACGCGATGGCATTGGAGCAAACCGATGTCTTAAAAAACGAGAGATCTTGCTTCAGGACCTGGGTCTTCTTGACCTGTCTGAGCAAACCAAGTTTCGAGAGCAGCCATTTCATCGCATTGATTTCAAACGTGATCTTTGATAATCCATTTTTGGGCTGGCATGAAAGATTCTTCTTAACGCTTAATCCGAGTATCTGTTGTTACCACGGAGCTTGAGCGATTCTTCCTGCTCAACCATTCGGCTGGGCTAATGAGCGAGAGACATATTTGGCAATACAACCTGTCGCCCAACCCCTTGGGGAATAAATTGCGCAAGTCCTTTCGCAAAAGCGGTTGCCCAACGTTTTGGATGAATCAGAAGCCAAGGAGACTGGGAACATCGATGATTGTTTCGGAAATGTATTTGCATTCATTGGCAGCATACGCAAGGCCGTGAATAAAAGCTTCGTCGTATCTTGCGCTCGAATTCTTGAAGTCATTAATATATTCAATCAGCCACGCTTCGAAAATAGCTTTAGGCACAGTCTCGTTTTTGACCGCAAAGCACATTGTAATTATCGGATCTGATGCCATCCTCCAAGAGCAGGTATCTTGATCAGATGCACACCATTCGCTGAATTTATATTGTAAGTCTGTGCATCTTTTGGATTCACACCTGCTACTGGCCGCTCTTTCTAAATCATTGGTTGTTGTTTGCGCATTTGCTGCCATGGGTGCAGCAATCAAAAGACCAGTAAGAACAGCAGCAATCTTTCTCATTAGTTGGAATCCTCTTTTAGGAACTTGATCACCTGCCCATTGAACGTGTTCTCGCCTGGGATGCCATGGACCTCCCATAGGTGCTGCTTTAAGCCGACGAACTGCCAGGCACGCCCAAACTGATCACCATCAAGATGGGCAACGCTTCCACCCGCTGGCTGGCTGCTGTGATGCCTTGTGATTCCAAGGTCAGAAAGCGTCCTCCACATCTGCACGACCAACTGGGAAGCAACAGCGGGGAACGCTTCTGATAGTCACGTCTGAAGCATGACCCTCGAATTGCGAATCACACTGTTCCTGAGGAAATATTCAGACAGTTTCTCAAGCGGCAAGAGTCTCGGTCGTCATTTGGATCCTGTTGACAGCTAGAGAGTTGGTATTTGTTTGGTGTTGAGTGACCGATTGGTATTTGCGAGTATCGGTGTTGGATGGATTGGATCGGGTCAATATTGCCGCTTGATGCGGAGTGTCAACCCAACCAGCGTCAGAAGTCACTCGCGGAATAGAGCCTGAATGTTGGGTCATTATTGTTTGAAAGCTTATAAAGTGTTTATAACGAAACTGGATGGCTTCAGCAAGGCTTCACAGCAAATCACAGAAATATTGATGATATAAACACTACACAAACCGGACCCTTCTGCAAAGGCGTACCCCTTCATGCAATTTTTTATTTTCTATGGGATGCGGGAGCTTCTAGCCCTCGGTATTCGACTAAATAACAAACATGTACAAAGCACATTGAAAGTTCCTCTAGGGTCTAAAAATAGTTAAAGATCAATTTCAAAAGACTTGGTCTCCTATGAAACTCCCTTTCGCACTCGGTGCACTAATCCTTTCAGCAGCTCATGTCATGGTTTCAGCAGAACCTGTAGAAGTACTGGTGAATGAGGAGAACCATCATGAATATTGTTGGTCGAACAGAAAACTGTGCTATGCGAATTATCGGTATGAATTCATTAAATTGGGGATTCGGTTCGAATTTGAGCAATACTGCAAAGCAAAATCTCAAGGCTGGTTGACGACAGAAGGAATATTTGAAGGAGCTGAAGATCTGTATAGGCACAATGAACCGAGAGATGACTGGGAAGCACCAAAGCTCACCAAAGAATACGAAAGGAAAATTGTTCATTATGCGCTGCGCGATGCAAAACGAGACTACCCAGATTGTTTGGATTGGGATAGGTTTACCAATTTCGATCTAGTGTGAAACGTCCATATTTCAATTAGCTTGCTTTCACTCCGCCTCTCAAGAGCCCAACCCTCTTAGTTCCTCCAGCAGCACTCGATTGAGTCGGTCATCACACCCAACGACCAGTTGGGGATAGATGGTTCCTTGTTGATAAGGGGCATAGGCCGCAGCACAGACCTCTTTCGTTGCTGCTTCCCACCTCTCAAGCATCTCTGGTGAGAGTTTCTTCTCAAGCGCTGCCTTGGACTCTTGCAAGCTCTCCGAGGCGCACCATCGCATCTCTACGGTGTTGGTTCCCGGGCACTTGATCTCTGGTTCCTCTGCATTCGCAGGCGTCAAGGGTGAAAGGAGTAGTGAAAGGAGGAATGCTCTCATT
Coding sequences within:
- a CDS encoding DUF1311 domain-containing protein is translated as MTPANAEEPEIKCPGTNTVEMRWCASESLQESKAALEKKLSPEMLERWEAATKEVCAAAYAPYQQGTIYPQLVVGCDDRLNRVLLEELRGLGS